In the Marinomonas algicola genome, one interval contains:
- a CDS encoding CBS domain-containing protein, with translation MKQVADLMIKNVITLKENDSLATAKTLMHDKNIRNIPIVNDNGECVGMLTQREYLRHAFYLVSQFGTQQITKKEEQTPISKAMSKDILTIEPDIDLSTAAEFFIENKYGCLPVVENDKLVGILTPVDFVKLAHAMLIKTE, from the coding sequence ATGAAACAAGTAGCCGATTTAATGATAAAAAACGTAATCACGCTAAAAGAAAACGACTCTTTAGCGACTGCAAAAACATTAATGCATGACAAAAACATTAGAAACATCCCCATTGTCAACGATAATGGAGAGTGCGTAGGAATGCTGACTCAAAGGGAATATTTGCGTCACGCCTTTTATCTCGTCAGCCAGTTTGGTACGCAGCAAATAACCAAAAAAGAAGAACAAACACCCATATCTAAAGCCATGAGCAAAGACATACTCACCATCGAGCCCGACATAGACTTAAGTACGGCGGCCGAGTTCTTTATCGAAAATAAATACGGCTGTTTACCGGTTGTTGAGAACGACAAATTAGTCGGTATCCTTACTCCAGTTGATTTCGTAAAGCTGGCTCATGCCATGCTTATTAAAACAGAGTAA
- a CDS encoding TRAP transporter large permease encodes MTLILISFAVLLIMIMLLRIPIAFAMAVVGFFGFAILSGLTWENIGDFRWSIPLSMASNRIIDTAQDYGLSIIPLFILMGNLITRSGLSKQLYTASYAFLCHKKGGLAMATIAACGGFSAVSGSSLATAATMAKVAMPPMRKYGYSDALATASIASGGTLGILIPPSVMLIVYGLLTETSIRELFAAGLIPGILGVFLYLGAVKYVVWRDPNAGPSAEAMSWSERWHALKGVRDILGLFMLVMGGIYLGIFTPTEAAGIGAGGALIIALLRRSLSLSTLFKTLADSARTSATLFVIIIGALIFSDFINRAGLPAMMVDFVLSLNVAPILVIFVILMIYIILGMVLESFSMLLLTIPVFFPIVSELGYSLVWFGIVAVIVVEISLITPPVGMNVFVLSSIIKDVKTGTIFKGILPFWTADIIRLLLVVLIVQLSTWLPNMMYK; translated from the coding sequence ATGACTTTAATTCTAATAAGTTTTGCTGTCCTTTTAATAATGATAATGTTGTTAAGGATTCCTATTGCCTTTGCAATGGCGGTAGTGGGGTTCTTTGGTTTTGCCATTTTAAGTGGCCTAACATGGGAAAATATAGGGGATTTTAGGTGGAGTATTCCACTTTCAATGGCTTCTAATCGTATTATTGATACAGCGCAAGATTATGGTCTTTCAATCATTCCATTGTTCATTTTAATGGGGAACTTGATTACAAGATCTGGCCTTTCAAAACAGCTATATACTGCTTCGTATGCATTTCTTTGTCATAAAAAAGGTGGCTTAGCAATGGCGACAATTGCGGCCTGTGGTGGTTTTTCTGCCGTCAGCGGTTCTAGTCTTGCTACTGCGGCAACCATGGCAAAAGTAGCAATGCCACCTATGCGAAAATATGGCTATAGTGATGCATTAGCAACCGCTTCCATTGCCTCAGGGGGCACATTAGGCATCTTAATACCGCCAAGTGTCATGTTAATTGTATATGGGTTATTAACTGAAACGAGTATTCGAGAATTGTTCGCCGCCGGTCTTATTCCAGGTATATTAGGGGTTTTTCTATACCTTGGGGCCGTTAAGTATGTTGTTTGGCGTGACCCAAATGCAGGTCCATCAGCTGAAGCAATGAGCTGGTCTGAAAGGTGGCATGCTCTAAAAGGCGTGCGTGATATTTTAGGCTTGTTCATGCTGGTGATGGGGGGGATTTATTTAGGTATATTTACGCCGACAGAAGCGGCAGGGATTGGCGCTGGAGGCGCTCTGATTATTGCATTATTACGTCGCAGCCTGAGTTTATCAACTCTGTTCAAAACACTGGCGGATAGTGCTCGAACATCGGCAACATTATTTGTAATTATTATAGGCGCATTAATATTTTCTGATTTTATTAACCGTGCAGGGTTACCTGCAATGATGGTGGATTTTGTCCTATCACTAAATGTGGCGCCTATTTTAGTAATCTTCGTTATTTTAATGATTTACATTATTTTAGGTATGGTATTAGAGAGTTTTTCCATGCTCCTTCTTACAATACCTGTCTTTTTCCCCATCGTTTCTGAGCTAGGCTATAGTTTGGTTTGGTTTGGTATTGTTGCTGTTATCGTCGTTGAGATTAGCTTAATAACACCGCCTGTCGGGATGAATGTTTTTGTATTAAGTAGCATCATTAAAGATGTTAAAACGGGGACTATTTTTAAAGGTATATTGCCTTTCTGGACAGCCGATATTATTCGCTTACTTCTCGTGGTGTTGATCGTTCAGCTCTCCACGTGGTTGCCAAATATGATGTATAAATAA
- a CDS encoding TRAP transporter small permease, which produces MKWLAFFFELIAAATLFALMILTCVDVVGRYFLNHPVIGATELTEIGLAIVIFSVMPVVTWRGSHIVVDLIDAFITKTYLRVLAFVSSMVILSSLYFISFRIWDVGSRMLRRNITTEFLSIETGLIVKYIAVLSFLTGISALLYFLFLIFTSKNSGEDK; this is translated from the coding sequence ATGAAATGGTTGGCCTTCTTTTTTGAGTTAATAGCAGCAGCCACTCTATTTGCTCTTATGATCCTCACGTGTGTTGATGTTGTTGGTCGTTATTTTCTTAATCACCCCGTAATTGGAGCCACAGAATTAACTGAGATTGGATTAGCCATTGTTATTTTCTCTGTAATGCCTGTTGTTACATGGCGAGGTTCGCACATAGTCGTCGATTTGATTGATGCGTTTATCACAAAAACGTATTTACGAGTGTTGGCATTCGTTTCATCTATGGTTATTTTATCTTCATTATACTTTATATCTTTTAGAATATGGGATGTTGGATCTCGTATGTTAAGACGTAATATCACCACTGAGTTTTTAAGTATTGAAACTGGACTTATTGTTAAATATATTGCGGTACTAAGCTTTTTGACTGGAATAAGCGCTCTCCTTTATTTTTTATTTTTAATCTTTACATCAAAAAATTCAGGAGAAGATAAATGA
- a CDS encoding TRAP transporter substrate-binding protein, with protein MFKTMRSILLVGTAAAVMNTPVSAQTVLNVSTWLSPTHVQNTVVWPTWGKWVEEATEGRVTVNIEYSSNNPAQLFEVVEDSVADASFSFNGFVPGRFELQQIAELPGLGANAEAASLAYWRTYQKHLKAANEFDGLEVIGLFTHGPGVMHTRFPVSSLNDLKGKKIRIGGGVQAEIGKRLEVIPVAAPGNKVYELLQTGVVDGVFMPVVEQQGMRLVEIAPYVTVLPTGMYMGAFSMFISPDFMDSIDEKDAAAIRRVSGERLSLMAGAAWDKADIRAKKFSEENGGKVNLLSYGDQMSLDYLKVTDGIDQTWLNDVKDKKIDAQAALDFLRIEAQMYTAKQKETGAN; from the coding sequence ATGTTTAAAACTATGCGCTCCATTTTATTAGTCGGTACTGCAGCGGCTGTAATGAATACACCTGTTTCAGCACAAACAGTGCTAAATGTAAGCACTTGGTTATCTCCTACACATGTACAAAATACCGTAGTGTGGCCAACTTGGGGGAAGTGGGTTGAAGAAGCTACAGAAGGTCGAGTGACCGTGAATATTGAGTATAGCTCTAATAATCCGGCTCAACTTTTTGAGGTTGTTGAAGACAGTGTGGCGGATGCCTCTTTTAGTTTTAATGGCTTTGTTCCCGGTCGCTTTGAGCTGCAACAAATCGCCGAGCTTCCTGGACTTGGTGCTAATGCAGAAGCGGCGTCTTTAGCTTACTGGCGCACTTATCAAAAACATCTCAAAGCGGCGAATGAATTCGATGGTCTAGAAGTCATTGGTTTATTTACGCATGGGCCTGGTGTTATGCATACTCGCTTTCCTGTAAGTAGCTTAAACGACCTAAAAGGCAAAAAAATCCGTATCGGAGGAGGTGTTCAAGCCGAAATTGGTAAACGACTTGAGGTAATTCCTGTTGCAGCGCCTGGAAATAAAGTTTATGAGCTTTTGCAAACAGGGGTTGTTGATGGTGTGTTTATGCCAGTGGTTGAACAACAAGGTATGAGGCTAGTTGAAATTGCTCCTTATGTCACAGTGCTACCTACAGGTATGTACATGGGAGCCTTTTCTATGTTTATTAGTCCTGACTTTATGGACTCCATAGATGAAAAGGATGCCGCCGCAATTCGCAGAGTGTCAGGGGAGAGATTGTCTTTAATGGCAGGCGCCGCATGGGATAAAGCGGATATTAGAGCGAAGAAGTTTTCAGAGGAGAATGGAGGCAAAGTGAATTTACTTAGCTATGGCGATCAAATGTCACTAGATTACCTAAAAGTAACAGATGGCATTGATCAAACCTGGTTGAATGACGTAAAAGATAAGAAAATTGATGCGCAAGCAGCATTAGATTTTCTTCGAATAGAAGCTCAAATGTACACCGCTAAACAAAAAGAGACCGGAGCAAATTAA
- a CDS encoding VOC family protein: protein MTFKIEQIHHVAYRCNDAKETVEWYTKNLNMDFILAFAENQVPSTKAPDPYMHIFLDAGNGNVLAFFELPTQPKMGRDENTPTWVQHIALRVHDRGALLAAKMHLEENNIDVLGVTNHGIFHSIYFFDPNGHRIELTYDDAGAKAKIAQITEQTKYEMLDEWTKTKRAPKHTAFLHAEEFETNKAN from the coding sequence ATGACATTTAAAATAGAGCAAATCCACCATGTTGCCTATCGTTGCAATGATGCAAAAGAAACGGTGGAGTGGTACACGAAAAACCTAAATATGGATTTTATTTTAGCGTTTGCTGAAAACCAAGTGCCTTCAACCAAAGCGCCAGATCCTTACATGCATATTTTTTTGGACGCTGGTAATGGCAATGTATTAGCTTTTTTTGAACTTCCCACCCAGCCTAAAATGGGTCGGGATGAAAATACCCCAACGTGGGTACAGCATATTGCTCTACGTGTTCATGATAGAGGTGCGCTTTTAGCGGCCAAAATGCATCTTGAAGAAAACAATATTGATGTACTGGGCGTTACTAATCATGGGATATTTCATTCAATTTATTTTTTTGACCCAAATGGCCATCGAATTGAACTGACATACGACGATGCTGGTGCTAAAGCAAAAATTGCCCAGATTACAGAACAAACAAAATACGAAATGCTTGATGAATGGACGAAAACGAAACGTGCTCCTAAGCATACCGCTTTTCTTCATGCTGAAGAGTTTGAAACTAACAAAGCGAATTAA
- the maiA gene encoding maleylacetoacetate isomerase produces the protein MIKLYSYFRSSAAYRVRIALNLKALPYESIPVHLLNNGGEQHSAHYKSINPMKLVPSLVDGEQVFTQSLAVIEYLEEAYPDTTSLLPDEVNVRANIRAISQMIACDIHPVNNLRVLQYLNNQLDIDETHRNDWYKHWITVGFDALEKVLAKQPGKFCIGDTPTMADCCLIPQIYNAKRFNVHLDDYPHILSVYSSCKELPAFVQAEPEKQPDMA, from the coding sequence ATGATTAAACTTTATAGCTATTTTAGAAGCTCGGCAGCATATCGGGTGCGTATCGCTTTAAACCTTAAAGCACTGCCATACGAGTCTATCCCGGTTCATCTGTTAAATAATGGAGGGGAGCAACACTCCGCCCATTATAAATCGATAAACCCAATGAAACTGGTGCCTTCTCTAGTGGATGGTGAGCAAGTCTTCACGCAATCGCTTGCCGTAATAGAGTACCTTGAAGAAGCCTACCCTGATACAACATCACTTCTGCCCGATGAGGTTAATGTACGGGCTAATATTCGTGCTATTAGCCAAATGATTGCGTGTGATATTCATCCGGTAAACAATTTAAGAGTACTTCAATACTTAAATAATCAATTAGACATCGATGAAACACATCGTAATGATTGGTATAAGCATTGGATTACCGTGGGTTTTGATGCATTGGAAAAAGTTTTAGCGAAGCAGCCTGGAAAGTTCTGTATTGGTGATACGCCAACTATGGCGGATTGTTGCCTCATTCCTCAAATTTATAATGCCAAACGTTTTAATGTTCATCTTGATGATTATCCGCACATTCTGTCGGTTTATTCCTCTTGTAAAGAGCTCCCAGCATTTGTTCAGGCTGAACCAGAAAAACAACCCGATATGGCTTAA
- a CDS encoding fumarylacetoacetate hydrolase family protein gives MAHHTVSGCNMQVGDLLGSGTISGKEKDSRGSLLELTWNMTETLTLSNGESRYFIEDGDGIVMRGYAQKDEVRVGFGEVRGKILPANDFHY, from the coding sequence TTGGCACACCACACTGTCAGTGGCTGTAATATGCAAGTCGGTGATTTATTAGGTTCAGGTACCATTTCGGGGAAAGAGAAAGATAGCCGTGGCAGTCTGCTGGAGTTGACTTGGAATATGACGGAAACCCTTACTTTGAGTAATGGTGAGTCTCGATATTTTATTGAAGATGGGGATGGCATCGTGATGCGAGGATACGCTCAAAAAGATGAGGTGCGAGTAGGGTTTGGAGAGGTGCGTGGAAAAATCCTTCCCGCCAACGATTTTCATTATTAA
- a CDS encoding LysR family transcriptional regulator — MNVTLRQLRAFLAVHQEGSFTKAAENLHLTQSALSSIIKELELNLELGLFDRSTRKLETSEAGRNILPAVIRMLDEMDALTNEVMGLKKLHYGKVRIAVVQQLASAELPRIIALYSKMFPQVEVSLIDCGVENVQEIVNLGEADIGIGPERKLLPNLNKQLIFSHPFHLALPPDHPIAQETNIRWQDLANLDLITLRGSFTELIIDNLLRESSEYIISPKHQVNFMSTALSMVANGLGVTICLPYAIESVTQNGLVIVPICDPIIYRNFYLYSCKNREKLPAVRKFIDVFLKNMSFNSLIEDL, encoded by the coding sequence ATGAATGTGACACTCAGACAATTACGAGCATTTTTAGCCGTTCATCAAGAAGGAAGCTTTACTAAGGCGGCAGAAAATCTGCACCTCACTCAATCAGCGCTAAGTAGTATCATCAAAGAACTAGAGCTCAACTTAGAATTAGGCTTGTTTGATCGATCGACCAGAAAATTAGAAACGTCCGAAGCCGGTAGAAATATTCTTCCTGCCGTTATCCGCATGTTAGATGAAATGGATGCCTTAACAAATGAAGTAATGGGGCTAAAAAAGCTTCACTATGGCAAAGTAAGAATAGCCGTTGTTCAGCAATTAGCATCAGCAGAACTGCCTAGGATTATTGCTCTGTATAGCAAAATGTTTCCTCAGGTTGAAGTGAGTCTAATTGATTGCGGAGTGGAGAACGTACAAGAAATTGTCAACTTAGGTGAAGCCGATATAGGTATTGGACCAGAAAGAAAATTACTCCCTAACCTTAATAAACAGTTAATATTCTCACATCCCTTTCATTTAGCTCTGCCACCAGATCACCCAATCGCGCAAGAAACTAATATCAGATGGCAAGACCTTGCTAATCTAGATTTAATAACCCTTCGCGGATCTTTCACTGAGCTTATCATTGACAATTTGTTACGGGAATCTTCTGAATACATAATTAGCCCAAAACATCAGGTTAACTTCATGTCAACGGCTTTAAGCATGGTTGCAAATGGTTTAGGCGTTACGATTTGCTTACCTTACGCAATTGAATCAGTAACCCAAAACGGACTAGTAATAGTTCCTATTTGCGATCCTATAATTTACCGTAACTTTTATCTATACAGTTGCAAGAATAGGGAAAAACTACCCGCTGTACGCAAATTCATTGATGTATTTTTAAAAAATATGTCGTTTAATAGCCTAATTGAAGATCTCTAA
- a CDS encoding helix-turn-helix domain-containing protein, which translates to MISIPLPFVVALLLSILACVLFFRREARSPLAFVFIAICALTSIIVGLRWTTDIAIFKALQPIFASCIPVVAWYCFANAHHKKRGYFLHALFPLIVMVGSLTYPFWRPPLDPLLVLVYLGYGLALIRSSLNRQKIPENVRLTDVDKVLKAEAFAGVMLLASAVIDGAIGMDFAFYQGGHAVYILTLGHFIMLPILAGAVVVMSLSVVSEQKEEPELEPENVIPKANSVATTKESSTPVLSEQESKDIVAKIDALLSSKEVFLDPDLTLDRLARKVGITARQISIAINQVYGRNVSQVVNEYRIERAKELLISTDKPITQIYFDSGFQTKSNFNREFSRVTQQTPSAFRRTQR; encoded by the coding sequence ATGATTTCGATTCCATTACCTTTTGTGGTGGCTTTATTACTGTCTATTTTGGCGTGTGTGTTGTTTTTTCGTCGGGAAGCGCGCTCCCCATTAGCGTTTGTATTTATTGCCATTTGTGCATTGACGTCCATCATCGTTGGGCTCAGATGGACAACAGACATCGCTATTTTTAAGGCGTTGCAGCCCATTTTTGCGTCTTGTATTCCCGTGGTGGCTTGGTATTGTTTTGCGAATGCGCATCACAAGAAAAGAGGCTATTTTTTACATGCCCTGTTTCCATTAATCGTCATGGTAGGCTCTTTAACCTACCCTTTCTGGCGGCCGCCATTGGACCCTCTGTTGGTGCTGGTTTATCTGGGCTACGGTCTCGCTCTTATTAGGTCTTCGTTAAACCGTCAAAAAATACCTGAAAATGTCCGTTTAACAGACGTCGACAAGGTATTAAAAGCAGAAGCATTTGCTGGTGTTATGTTATTGGCTTCAGCGGTTATTGATGGTGCTATTGGTATGGACTTTGCTTTTTATCAAGGGGGGCATGCTGTCTACATACTGACCCTTGGCCACTTTATTATGCTGCCTATTTTAGCCGGAGCCGTAGTGGTCATGAGTTTAAGTGTGGTGTCAGAACAAAAAGAGGAGCCTGAACTTGAACCTGAGAACGTCATACCGAAAGCGAATTCAGTAGCAACAACAAAAGAGTCATCGACTCCGGTGCTATCCGAACAGGAATCAAAAGACATAGTGGCAAAAATAGACGCCTTGCTAAGCTCAAAAGAAGTCTTTCTAGACCCTGATTTGACCTTGGATCGTTTGGCAAGAAAAGTGGGCATTACGGCAAGGCAAATCTCGATCGCAATTAATCAAGTGTATGGACGTAATGTGTCACAGGTGGTGAATGAATATCGCATTGAGCGAGCCAAAGAGCTACTTATCTCCACAGATAAACCCATTACGCAAATCTATTTTGACTCGGGTTTCCAAACCAAGTCTAACTTTAATCGGGAGTTTTCGCGGGTGACACAACAAACGCCAAGTGCTTTTCGACGCACTCAACGTTAA
- a CDS encoding DUF805 domain-containing protein: MNHYYDAWSRYGQFSGKASRAAFWVFFLVNGLVSIAFVALEVTLSMSWKVEAVYGALIFLPMLSLTVRRLHDTNRSAWWLLVTLIPGIGMLVLFILLALPSSEMTDFSDYPQNPKTS, encoded by the coding sequence ATGAATCATTACTATGACGCTTGGTCACGTTATGGGCAATTTTCAGGTAAAGCATCAAGAGCCGCGTTTTGGGTATTTTTCTTGGTAAACGGCTTAGTATCCATTGCCTTTGTTGCACTGGAAGTGACGCTTTCCATGTCTTGGAAAGTAGAAGCCGTGTATGGGGCGCTCATTTTCCTCCCTATGCTGTCTTTGACCGTTCGCAGGTTGCACGACACTAACCGCTCGGCTTGGTGGTTGCTTGTGACCCTTATACCCGGTATCGGAATGCTCGTTTTATTCATACTGCTGGCCTTGCCGAGCTCAGAAATGACGGATTTTTCAGATTATCCACAGAACCCTAAAACGTCTTGA